From the Purpureocillium takamizusanense chromosome 6, complete sequence genome, one window contains:
- the JEN1 gene encoding Carboxylic acid transporter (EggNog:ENOG503NXDP~TransMembrane:8 (i52-70o90-112i185-205o211-229i241-261o267-287i339-358o437-458i)~COG:P) yields the protein MGYPGTLERGAAPHEGMSASRYAATRISSLKPPMLSVPNPWKLVRMLNRQQWAFFCLAFWAWTWDAFDFFTVSLTVSGLAKTFDRSKTDITWGITLVLMFRSVGSILFGVAADRYGRKWPFIVNNALFVALELGTGFCQTYSQFLACRALFGIAMGGLYGNAAATALEDLPEEARGLMSGILQQGYAFGYLLCAAFARGLVNTTSHDWRPLYWFGACPPVIFIIWRLFLPETNNFRERQRLRAEAGVVAAGTKSASSVFLSEGKVALVRHWLLLTYLVLLMAGFNFMSHGSQDLYPTMLENQLGFSATQVTVTQVVSNLGAMTGGTVIGFSSQSIGRRFSIIICCIVGGALLYPYSFVTTPAIMAPAFFQQFCVQGAWGVIPIHLMELSPGAFRTFVVGTAYQLGNLVSSASSTIEARIGERFPLPPTEEGVKRYEYGKVICIFMACVYVYVIILTLVGPEHLNRKFDVAHDLDAKAAVGADAIENTTGVRDDHYYDPNEKAREIEQDEEKRGSRQI from the exons ATGGGCTACCCCGGCACTTtggagcgcggcgcggcgccgcacgaGGGCATGTCGGCCAGCCGCTACGCGGCGACGCGCATCTCGTCATTGAAGCCGCCCATGCTGTCGGTGCCGAACCCGTGGAAGTTGGTCCGCATGCTCAACCGCCAGCAGTGGGCCTTTTTCTGCCTCGCTTTCTGGGCCTGG ACATGGGACGCCTTCGACTTCTTCACCGTCTCCCTTACCGTGAGCGGCCTGGCCAAGACGTTTGACAGGTCCAAGACGGACATCACTTGGGGCATCACCCTCGTCCTCATGTTCCGCTCCGTCGGCTCCATTCTCTttggtgtcgccgccgatcGCTATGGCCGCAAGTGGCCCTTCATTGTCAACAATGCGCTCTTTGtcgcgctggagctg GGAACCGGCTTCTGCCAGACATATTCGCAATTTCTTGCCTGCCGCGCGCTATTTggcatcgccatgggcggcCTGTACGGCAatgccgccgcgacggctcTGGAGGACctgcccgaggaggcgcgaggTCTCATGAGTGGCATCTTGCAGCAGGGT TACGCCTTTGGGTATCTCCTTTGCGCTGCATTTgcgcgcggcctcgtcaacaCCACGTCGCATGACTGGCGGCCCCTGTACTGGTTCGGTGCCTGCCCTCCagtcatcttcatcatctgGCGTCTCTTCCTCCCCGAGACAAACAACTTTCGGGAGCGTCAGCGCCttcgcgccgaggccggcgtcgttGCGGCCGGTACTAAGTCAGCCAGCTCCGTCTTCCTCAGTGAGGGCAAGGTGGCGCTCGTGCGCCACTGGCTACTTCTCACCTACCTGGTCCTTCTTATGGCGGGCTTCAATTTCATGAGCCACGGCAGCCAGGATCTGTACCCGACGATGCTCGAAAACCAGCTCGGCTTCAGCGCCACCCAGGTCACCGTGACGCAGGTCGTCTCcaacctcggcgccatgACTGGCGGCACCGTCATCGGTTTCTCGAGCCAGTCGATTGGCCGTCGCTTTAGCATCATCATATgctgcatcgtcggcggtgcgCTGCTGTATCCCTACAGCTTTGTCACGACACCTGCCATCATGGCGCCCGCCTTCTTTCAGCAGTTTTGCGTGCAGGGCGCCTGGGGTGTCATCCCAATTCACCTCATGGAGCTGTCGCCCGGCGCGTTCCGCACATTTGTCGTCGGCACTGCGTACCAGCTCGGCAATCTCGTgtcgtccgcgtcgtcgaccatcGAGGCCCGCATTGGCGAGCGCTTCCCGCTGCCTCCCACCGAGGAGGGTGTCAAGCGCTACGAGTACGGCAAGGTCATCTGCATCTTCATGGCCTGTGTCTACGTCTAcgtcatcatcctcaccCTGGTCGGCCCGGAGCACCTCAACCGCAAGTTCGACGTGGCACACGACCTCGACGCAAAGGCTGCCGTTggtgccgacgccatcgagaaCACGACGGGCGTGCGCGATGACCACTATTACGACCCCAACGAAAAGGCGCGCGAAAttgagcaggacgaggagaagcgcggcTCGAGGCAAATTTAG
- a CDS encoding uncharacterized protein (COG:S~SECRETED:SignalP(1-20~SECRETED:cutsite=VLA-LA~SECRETED:prob=0.6256)~EggNog:ENOG503NYS7) has product MKLMTTLVAVCLAAPSTVLALAGQSWKFEKAPRDGLDDVTFPINMKNAPHKNGFYFAQSFWVSGLKHSCYIGIQPRYNSKGKTIVHGTFSSFQGGTTSRHPKCSNGADGKAGVSCSVDIEGDYSHTYNVTVEKSGERTWKGTLVDTVTGTATTIGEWTLPAGSGKIKSQQAGFIEYFPWNAHRHEPCDSLPKTEVTFFSPTSKTRGASGGSIPRTYEYGGHCVGKVNYSAKKVSSGWNIKLGFK; this is encoded by the coding sequence ATGAAACTCATGAccaccctcgtcgccgtgtgCCTCGCCGCACCTTccaccgtcctcgccctcgccggccagtCGTGGAAATTCGAAAAGGCcccccgcgacggcctcgacgacgtcaccTTCCCCATCAACATGAAGAACGCACCCCACAAGAATGGCTTCTACTTCGCCCAGTCCTTCTGGGTCTCCGGCCTCAAGCATTCATGCTACATAGGGATACAGCCCCGCTACAACTCCAAGGGCAAGACCATCGTCCACGGCACCTTTTCCTCCTTTCAGGGCGGCACGACCAGTCGGCATCCCAAGTGCAGTaacggcgccgacggcaaggctgGCGTCTCCTGCTCCGTCGACATCGAGGGCGACTACAGCCACACCTATAACGTAACCGTCGAAAAGTCGGGCGAGCGGACGTGGAAGGGGACGCTGGTGGATACCGTCACTGGCACGGCGACCACTATCGGTGAGTGGACGCTGCCTGCTGGGTCGGGAAAGATTAAGAGCCAGCAAGCAGGCTTTATCGAGTACTTTCCCTGGAACGCCCACCGCCATGAGCCCTGCGACTCTCTGCCCAAGACGGAGGTAACTTTCTTCAGCCCGACGTCTAAGACGAGAGGTGCCAGTGGTGGAAGCATTCCCAGGACTTACGAATACGGTGGTCACTGCGTTGGCAAGGTAAACTACTCTGCGAAAAAGGTGTCATCGGGCTGGAACATCAAGCTCGGCTTTAAGTAA
- a CDS encoding uncharacterized protein (EggNog:ENOG503PXBR), producing MSANDYYGGGGPPQQPGYGGQQGYGGQPQQYGQQQQGYGSGYPQQQQYSQQSHSPYPQQDAPYGQPPHQQGGSYQQQPTYAQGQQPGYDNRGHSPQPSYHQQQPQYGGQQQQHGGGGGYGGQPQYGGGAASSYAGGPPGQQQYPGGPGGPGGPAGPGGPGGPEGERGLGATLVGGGAAGWAAHKAGGGMLGTIAAVGAGAVGANVLEHAFKKKHKKHKMKKHGSRGMSSSSSSDSD from the exons ATGTCCGCCAACGACTACtacggaggcggcggcccgccccAACAGCCCGGCtacggcggccagcagggctACGGCGGTCAACCGCAACAGtacggccagcagcagcagggctaCGGCAGCGGCTACCCGCAACAG cagcaatacTCGCAGCAGTCCCACTCGCCATACCCCCAGCAGGACGCCCCCTACGGCCAGCCGCCACAccagcagggcggcagcTACCAACAGCAGCCCACGTACGCccaggggcagcagcccggctACGACAACCGCGGACACTCGCCGCAGCCCTCGtatcaccagcagcagccgcaatacggcggccaacaacagcagcacggcggcggcggtggctacGGTGGTCAGCCCcagtacggcggcggcgcggcttcCTCGTATGCGGGCGGCCCtcccggccagcagcagtaccCCGGCGGTCCCGGCGGTCCcggcggccctgctgggCCTGGTGGGCCTGGTGGGCCtgagggcgagcgcggcctcggcgccaccctcgtgggcggcggcgcggccggctgggcggcgcacaaggccggcggcggcatgctcgGTACCATTGCGGCCGTGGGTGCTGGTGCCGTGGGCGCCAACGTCCTGGAGCACGCCTTCAAGAAGAAGCACAAGAAGCACAAGATGAAGAAGcacggcagccgcggcatgagcagcagcagcagcagcgactcgGACTAA